The window TTTTAGATTCTAATTTAAATCCGGCCTTTAATCCGGATTTTTAATTTTACTTTTTTGGTTTTATTCTTAAGATTCCGGTTTTCTAATCAGCAATCAATTTGCTTCTGCATTTATCCATCGTATTTTCATCAATTTAATCCGTGAATTTCAGATGAAATCCTACATTCTCTGCTCTTTCAGTTTTTGTGTCTTGCTATGTAGAAAGCCGTTTGAATTTCTGCATATTCATATTCTGCAACTGGTGAGCATGCATTTTAAAAGGGGCGGTTAAATCCGGATGATTTCACGCAGACTGCATAAACTTTAATTCCAAACTTAAGGTATTAAAGGTTCGCAGTTCTTTAAACCCCCCTTTCACGGGGTCTTTCAATGGAAAGGCTTTTCCACGGAAGGCAGAAGGAAAGGATGAAATCACAATCTGTTTACTTTGGCTTTTTTATGGAATTTCGTTCTTCTCTTCAGGCAGCAGGACAAAAATATCAGGTCTGTGACCCTTTATTTTTCTCTCCCGTTGTCCCCGGATATAATCTTTTGAGTATTCATATAAACCTTTTTTTGCACAACTCTCTACACGTTTTTGAATTGAAAGAAACATTTAACTGTTGTTATAGAATACACTGACAAAAAATATTTTTCAGGACCGTAAAAACACTCAATGCATCAAAATTTATTTAACAATATAACTTTGTTAAACCAGAAAAGAGACGGATTTTAACAGGGATATCAGTCTGCAAAAATATTCTGCAGCGTAAAGTATGCCTCATGCATAAAAGCAATAAAAGCAAAGATGCAGAAGTGCTATAAAAAAGCGCACCGGGATATAATCAGCAATTCGCACATTTTAACAATAAATTGACTGTTTTTCAAAATATATTATTAACATACCTGATTAGAGACTAATGATCCTTTGCGGTTGCAGCGGGTCTAAAAAAGAAATTAAGTAGTTCTATTTAATCAAAAAAAACGTGTAGAGGATTGTGGCGTAAGAGGTTTCTATAATCAGACAATATATTAAGTAATATGAATTATTATTCACGGATTATAGCAATTTCCATCCTGGCACTGCTTTTTCTGACATGCACAGCAAGTGCAGAGATAATCCAGGACAAGTCAGGGTACATCATAAGGACAGGTGACGACATTATCAAAAGTCCGGGCACAATGATTTCAATGGACAGCCTGGCATCTTCTTTGCACTCAATCAAAAACGGACAAACCAACTATTACAATGACTATGTCAGCTCCGGTAAAAATGAAATAACATATGAGCTGGAGTGGAAAGATTCCGAAAATGATTTAGGACTTTTAATTCGGACACCGTACACAAGTCTTGGGTTCTATCATGATTCATCAGACGGCAGAATAGACGGGAAAATAGTTATACAGATTTACAAGAATTCCGGGCTTGAAAAGGGTTTGTGGAGTAGTAAAGTAAAAGGTTTTTCAGTATCAGGAACAGAACATTACAACTGGAAAGTTACAATCGAATAAAAGTTTTATTATTTTAAATTTAATTATTTCTTATATGTCGATGAAGAGTTGCAAAATGAATTTTTTCCCGGTAAAAGTCAAAGTGCTTATCTTAATATACCTCTTGTGTATCACAATATTATTTTCCTGCCACACCTGTGCAGATGACAAAATAATACAGATAAGAAACGGATATATTGTAACATCGGCATATAATGAAAATCTTTCAGGAAGAGAGGTCAGCGACAGCAAAGAAGTAGACCTTTGGAATACATCGCCTCAGATGATTCTGAATACTTTAATATCTGAAAAAATTCCCTTTTTTGGCGATATAACCATTACTCTCTTAGAGATAGTTATAGCTTCAGGTTCAATATTACTTTTAGGATACAAAAGCATCAACAGAAAGAATATTTTTCAGAACAAGGCCCGCAAAGAGATTTTTGAGATTATAAAGAAAAATCCGGGCATTAGTTTTTCGGAAATCGTAAAGGCACTTTCTATCACCAAAACAAAGGCAAAATATCACATGGGAGTACTGGTCTCATACGGGGCTGTAAGACCGTTCTCCGAAAACGGTCATACAGGATATTTCAAAAACAACGACACATACACGATTTCCGAGATGAAAATGTCGCTTGTCCAAAAAAACGCAACAGACAAACAGATCCTTGAGGTTCTCGGGTCAAGACCGGGGATTACAAGAAAACAGCTTGCCGAAGCAATGGGCATAAAAGGGCCTTCCGTATCATGGCATATGAAAAGGCTCAGGGATTCAGGATACATTTATTCAGTAAAAACGGGAAGAAACACCAGATTTTATCTCAACAGGAGTCTCCCTGAACCAGGATATGAAGAAAAACTCATTAACTGCACTGAACCGTTGCAGACAGCAGCAGAAGAAGCAGGAGAAACAAAATGAAACGAATATTCACTAAAAAATTTATTATCTGCGGTATTCTTGCCGCACTTGTACTGGTAAGCGGAATAATCTGTCCTGTCGCAGGGTCATCGGATGACAGCAGCAGCACAGGGTCTACATCAGACATCCAAATCTCGTGCAGGTACCCCGGACAAATAGTTGACGCCGGGGAAAACGTAACCTTCAGCCTTACAATAAAGAATAACGGCGGGAATTCTAATTCAAGGAGACTTCGCGTCGACTCATTCAGAGGTGAAGAGAACTGGAAATTCAAATTTATGACCGGCGATCAGCAGATAGACAGACTTTCGCTTCCTGAAGGGGAGTCAGAAACTGTAAACCTTGAAGTGAAGACCGCCGGAGACACCCCTGTAGACACATACCAGATAAGGGTCAGCATGGATGACGGGAGCATCTGGCTCTATGTAATAATAGACAAGACGCACGCAGGGGAAAATGGTGTCCTGAAACTGGAAGTGGTAAACGAACAGGGCGAAGATATCAAAGGAGCAAAAGTCTCTGCCATCTGCAATGAAAACACGGCATTTGATACACAGGTCTTTTCGACATCGGACGGGCAGGTAAGAACCGAACTTGACCAGGGGACATACAGCCTGCTTGTCGAAAAGAACGGTTACCTCAACAGAACAATTGATGACGTAAATATCCAGAGCGGATACACTGAAGACCTGGAAAAAGTTATGCTTGAAAGGAAGAACTACGGTCTTGACATCGACGTCAAGACTCCGGTTGTGACGTCACCGATTGGGGATAAGCCACTATACGAGATTAAACTGATGAACGTAGGAAAAAGCGACGACACATTCACTCTTTCTTACAGCGACATGCCCGACGGGTGGTACGCAAGGTACAAGGAAAGCTCTGATGCAAACAGTGAAGTCTCCGAAGTCTTCATAAAGGCAGGAGACGAAAAAACGGTATACATGGAGGTAATACCACCGTACTCGGTCACAAAAGGAAGCTACGAGTTCAACTCTGATATAATCTCATCTGACAAAACCGAATACAAAACTGACCTTAAAGCGACAATCAAGGGAAGCGCCGACCTTGAGGTATTCTCCGAAAAGTACCTGTATGAGATCACCAAAGGCGATACAGTCAATATACCGATAAAAATACTGAACAACGGCAACGGCGTTGCACTGACAAACGTAATAACCAATGTCACAACGCCCGAAGGCTGGAAAGTCACAATATCACCTGAAACTATTCCTGCAATAGAGCCCGGCAGTAAGGACACGGTAACTCTCAAGGTAGTCCCACCGTCAAACATCGCGGCATCGGAATACAAGATAACCGTAAAAATAACGTCTGACCAGAATGAAGTCTCGGACAGCATCAGGGTCACAGTCAAGGAGAACTCAATGATAGGAGTATTCGGGATAATTATGATTCTGATTGTTGCAGGGGGAGTATATTATATGTACAGGAAGTACGAAAGAAGATAAAAAACTAAAACCGGCAATATATTACTTTTTTTTAGAGGAACGCCAAAAAATTAGAAAAAAAATCCGGAATTTTTTCCTTTTTATTCAGGATTACAAAGCCTTCCAATGAAGAGAATACTGCCGGTCTCATCGTCCTGTATCACGAATATAAACGGGTGGTCTGCATCAAAGACAGGTACAGTATTCTCAACAAATTTTTCGTTAACTACTGCGGCAGTTGCCGCAGCAGCCTCTGTCCCTTCCTCGTTTACGTCAATATACGCCTTGTGGACAGCATCACTTACAAAAAGGTATTTACTGCCGTCCATACCCGACAGGTCCGCACCTGAAGTGAACGCATCGGTAATACCCATTTTTTTAAGAGTCTGTGGAAGAGAATACTCAGTTTCAAGCTTAAATTTGGGGAAAAATACCTTTACCTGCTGTTCTTCAATCAAGCCTGCGATATTTTCCAGTGAACCTGAATTAAGTACATCCTCAGCTGCCCCGAGTGAATTATTCTTCGGTAAAAGGACAAGCATTGAAAGGTTTTTGCCGTTTTCTCCCGAATAAGGCATCTTCAGGACCTGCAATGAATCAGTCTCGTTATAGCCGAATATCGCATTTTCATCAGTTCTTTTCATCATGTCAACGGAAACGGTCTTTCCGGATGCAGTCGTAAAGTCTGATTTCAAGGTTTCGTTTTTGTCGAACTGTTTTACCCATTCACCCTTGAAATATATCGCATTCGTGATTACAAGCATCGTTGACGGGTCTATCATACCTTCAGGTATAAGATCGGTAATTTTTCCGTTCGTTTTTCCGGAAGTCCAGTCGTTTATCTCTGTCCTGGACTCTTCAGGCCGGTTTACGAAGTCAAGGTTTGTAGTGTTCGCGGAATAGTAATCTTCTGCAGTATTTATGTAGCTTTCAAGGAAAGGATAGGTCTTTTCCGCCCAAAGAGCATTTGCCGTGCTCAAATCATACCCTTCATTTCCTGAATTAAGTGCAGAGTTCATCTCTTTGTAGCCTTCTCTTAAAGTGGCAGTGTTTTCGGGGAAGTAAAAGGCGGAAGAGATCTGGCTGGCGGTATCACCTTTTGCGCCTTCATAGACAAGGGCAAAGACCGAGGATATCGAATACGGCGAGAAGAAAAGGTTCGTATCGACTGAATTCTCACCCGAAAGCGTCCTGTAAAGAGAGAGAGCAAAATTATTGTTCGCACTCAAAACCGCTTTTACCGGTTCATCAGCGGATACAGGATTCTGTGTTTCCCCGGGCGTCTGTGTAACGCCTGCACCGGTAGCGTTGTCCGCAGGTGTCTGCGAAGACGTACACCCCGCAAAAATCACACAGAGGATAACAAGAATTCCCATAACAGGAATTAAACGGATTTTTCTGATCATGACTAAACCATAGGTGAAGACAATATTAAATACAGGCGTTGACTTCGAAAATTATTGCAGCTATAACGAAAAAACAAAATCATATCACAAATCTTTGACTAAAACATTCAAAAAAACAGTCTTTTATCATTACACCCGCATCTGTCCAGGACAGGATTCTTTAAGTCTTAGCCATCATGCATTTAAAAAAATAAAAAAAAGAAATTTTTCCTGGGAAAAATGTCTCACTATCTTATTCCGGGTTACATAACCTTCCTATGAAGAGAATATTGCCTGTGTCGTCGTCCTGTATCACGAATATAAACGGATGGTCAGCAATAAATACCGGTACAGGATTCTCGTTCATGACGGCAGTCAGTGAAACCGTGGCTCCTGTTGCCGCAGCAGCCTCGGTCCCCTCCTCGTTCACATCAACATAGGCCTTGTGTACGACACCGCTTATGAAGAGGTCTTTTTTTCCGTCCATTCCTGAGAGGTCAGCACCTGAAGTGAACGCATCGGTAATACCCATTTTTTTAAGAGTCTGTGGAAGAGAATACTCAGTTTCAAGCTTAAACTTAGGGAAACCGACAATTACCCGCTGCTCCTTAAGAGACGAGGTGATATTTTCAAGCCGGCCGGAACTGAGGACATCTTCGGCCGTCTTAAGAGAACCATCTTTCGGGAGAAGGACAAGCATTGAAAGGTTTTCACCGTTGTCGCCTGAATAAGGCATGTCCAGGACCTGCAGCGAATCGGTCTCGTTATAGCCGAATATCGCACCATCATCCGTTCTCTTCATCATGTCAACGGAAACGGTCTTTCCGGATGCAGTCGTAAAGTCGGATTTCGTGGTTTCGTTTTTATCGAACTGCTTTACCCATTCACCCTTGAAATATATCGCATTCGTGATTACAAGCATCGTTGACGAGTCTATCATACCTTCAGGTATAAGATCGGTAATTTTTCCGTTCGTTTTTCCGGAAGTCCAGTCGTTTATCTCTGTCCTGGACTCTTCAGGCCGGTTTACGAAGTCAAGGTTTGTAGTGTTCGCGGAATAGTAATCTTCTGCAGTATTTATATAGCTTTCAAGGAAAGGATAGGTCTTTTCCGCCCAAAGGGCATTTGCCGTGCTCAAATCATACCCTTCATTTCCTGAATTAAGTGCAGAGTTCATCTCTTTGTAGCCTTCTCTTAAAGTGGCAGTGTTTTCGGGGAAGTAAAAGGCGGAAGAGATCTGGCTGGCGGTGTCACCTTTTGCGCCTTCATAGACAAGTGCGAAGACTGAGGATATCGAATACGGCGAAAAGAAAAGGTTCGTATCGACTGAATTTTCACCCGAAAGCGTCCTGTAAAGGGAGAAAGCAAAGTTGTTGTTCGCACTCAAAACCGCTTTTACCGGGTCCTCCGCGGATACAGGATTCTGCGTTCCCCCGGGCGTCTGCGTAACGCCTGCACCGGTAGCGTTGTCCGCAGGTGTCTGCGAAGACGTACACCCAGCGAAAATCGCACAGAGGATAACAAGAATTCCCATAACAGGAATTAGCATAACCTTTTTGATCATGTTTTCTGATATATGATCCGGGAAATATTAAATACAAGCGTTGACTTCGAAAAAATCTGCAATTATCAGCAGGTCTTAAAAAATAGTAATTACGGGATAATTTTGCCCTGAAAAATTAAACCTCCCGGAAGGTATTTTTAAAATCTGGCGCTTAAAGCGATAATTATTTTGTCTCTTTTACAGTTTACAGAAAAATTTCCGGATAAAACAGTAAATTTCATCAGAAAAAGCCGTCCGCTCTGTCCTTTCTTGCCGCATTCGCATTAATTCCCGAATAAAGCCACTTTTTACCTTTTTCCGTAAGACTGTATATTATCCATGTCCCTTTCTGCTCGCCTGATATAAGCCCGCTTTTCTTCAGAATCGACAGGTGATACGAAAGCTTTGAATCTGCGATGCCAAGAACAGTCTTTATTACACAGACGCACAGCGGCTGGACGTTAAGCATAAACAAAATCTTCACCCTGTTGCTGTCCGCAAGTGCACGGTAAACCGCTGCCAGTGCTTCAGTTTCGGAATCAGGTGGCAGTCTACCGGTTAAGCCGCCGATTCCGCCACACCCGTACAAAGACTGCTCAACACCTTCAGGAAGAAAATCGGCCGGAAAAGAAGTATTTTTTTTATTCATTAGCTACCTCCCGCACTTATTAAAAGATCTAATTTTCATGGTCTTATAAGCCCTGTAGATACTATCGTTAATTTATGTCCT of the Methanomicrobium sp. W14 genome contains:
- a CDS encoding NEW3 domain-containing protein, which codes for MKRIFTKKFIICGILAALVLVSGIICPVAGSSDDSSSTGSTSDIQISCRYPGQIVDAGENVTFSLTIKNNGGNSNSRRLRVDSFRGEENWKFKFMTGDQQIDRLSLPEGESETVNLEVKTAGDTPVDTYQIRVSMDDGSIWLYVIIDKTHAGENGVLKLEVVNEQGEDIKGAKVSAICNENTAFDTQVFSTSDGQVRTELDQGTYSLLVEKNGYLNRTIDDVNIQSGYTEDLEKVMLERKNYGLDIDVKTPVVTSPIGDKPLYEIKLMNVGKSDDTFTLSYSDMPDGWYARYKESSDANSEVSEVFIKAGDEKTVYMEVIPPYSVTKGSYEFNSDIISSDKTEYKTDLKATIKGSADLEVFSEKYLYEITKGDTVNIPIKILNNGNGVALTNVITNVTTPEGWKVTISPETIPAIEPGSKDTVTLKVVPPSNIAASEYKITVKITSDQNEVSDSIRVTVKENSMIGVFGIIMILIVAGGVYYMYRKYERR
- a CDS encoding helix-turn-helix transcriptional regulator, whose product is MNKKNTSFPADFLPEGVEQSLYGCGGIGGLTGRLPPDSETEALAAVYRALADSNRVKILFMLNVQPLCVCVIKTVLGIADSKLSYHLSILKKSGLISGEQKGTWIIYSLTEKGKKWLYSGINANAARKDRADGFF
- a CDS encoding peptidase domain-containing protein gives rise to the protein MNYYSRIIAISILALLFLTCTASAEIIQDKSGYIIRTGDDIIKSPGTMISMDSLASSLHSIKNGQTNYYNDYVSSGKNEITYELEWKDSENDLGLLIRTPYTSLGFYHDSSDGRIDGKIVIQIYKNSGLEKGLWSSKVKGFSVSGTEHYNWKVTIE
- a CDS encoding winged helix-turn-helix transcriptional regulator codes for the protein MNFFPVKVKVLILIYLLCITILFSCHTCADDKIIQIRNGYIVTSAYNENLSGREVSDSKEVDLWNTSPQMILNTLISEKIPFFGDITITLLEIVIASGSILLLGYKSINRKNIFQNKARKEIFEIIKKNPGISFSEIVKALSITKTKAKYHMGVLVSYGAVRPFSENGHTGYFKNNDTYTISEMKMSLVQKNATDKQILEVLGSRPGITRKQLAEAMGIKGPSVSWHMKRLRDSGYIYSVKTGRNTRFYLNRSLPEPGYEEKLINCTEPLQTAAEEAGETK
- a CDS encoding serpin family protein translates to MIKKVMLIPVMGILVILCAIFAGCTSSQTPADNATGAGVTQTPGGTQNPVSAEDPVKAVLSANNNFAFSLYRTLSGENSVDTNLFFSPYSISSVFALVYEGAKGDTASQISSAFYFPENTATLREGYKEMNSALNSGNEGYDLSTANALWAEKTYPFLESYINTAEDYYSANTTNLDFVNRPEESRTEINDWTSGKTNGKITDLIPEGMIDSSTMLVITNAIYFKGEWVKQFDKNETTKSDFTTASGKTVSVDMMKRTDDGAIFGYNETDSLQVLDMPYSGDNGENLSMLVLLPKDGSLKTAEDVLSSGRLENITSSLKEQRVIVGFPKFKLETEYSLPQTLKKMGITDAFTSGADLSGMDGKKDLFISGVVHKAYVDVNEEGTEAAAATGATVSLTAVMNENPVPVFIADHPFIFVIQDDDTGNILFIGRLCNPE
- a CDS encoding serpin family protein; this translates as MGILVILCVIFAGCTSSQTPADNATGAGVTQTPGETQNPVSADEPVKAVLSANNNFALSLYRTLSGENSVDTNLFFSPYSISSVFALVYEGAKGDTASQISSAFYFPENTATLREGYKEMNSALNSGNEGYDLSTANALWAEKTYPFLESYINTAEDYYSANTTNLDFVNRPEESRTEINDWTSGKTNGKITDLIPEGMIDPSTMLVITNAIYFKGEWVKQFDKNETLKSDFTTASGKTVSVDMMKRTDENAIFGYNETDSLQVLKMPYSGENGKNLSMLVLLPKNNSLGAAEDVLNSGSLENIAGLIEEQQVKVFFPKFKLETEYSLPQTLKKMGITDAFTSGADLSGMDGSKYLFVSDAVHKAYIDVNEEGTEAAAATAAVVNEKFVENTVPVFDADHPFIFVIQDDETGSILFIGRLCNPE